Below is a window of Lacibacter sp. H407 DNA.
TGCATCATGTACAACTTCTGCTGTGTTGCAGAAAGTGAATCAACAAATACACGTAAGCGTTCGCTGGCGGGTGATCCTTTGTAGCTCAGCTTACGGATATCGCTCCAATCGCCGGTGAGCGTGATATCAGATTTATCGTTGATCACAAAAAACAACGGACTGTTTTCCACTTGAGGAAATCGCAGCTGCAGTAATGATTCTTCGGCTGCTTTTCCTTTCAGTGTAAATTTTCCATTGGTTACTGTGATGCTGTCCAATACCTGCGGCGGCATGTTTTCAAAAGAGATCTGCTCCAGGTAAACCACTGTTGCAGGTGCGTTTTTCACTTCACCGGTAACAGTAAAATTTTTACTGCCGTTAGATTGACAAGCTGCGGCCGATAAAGCAATCGCTGCAACGATCCATGTTTGTTTCATGTATATACTACTTTTCATTTTCATTATTTAGTTCGCTAATTTTTCAATGACTAATTGATTCAGCAGTTTCGGATCGGCTTTCCCTTTCGATTTCTTCATCACCTCTCCTACAAATAAACCAATCAATCCCTTTTTTCCTTTTTTATATTCGGTTACTTTCTCCGGCATATTGCTTAACACTTCTTCAATCAATTGTTGTAATGCATCTTCATTACGTTCCTGTATCAGATTCAACTGTTCTGCCAACTCTAATGCAGAAGTTTCTTGATGAACAAGCATTGCAGGAAATAATTTCTGTGTAGCCATTGTGTAACTAACTTTCCCACTTTCAACCAACTGAATAATGTCTGCCAGTTGTTGCGGACGAAATGCAAGCTGATTAATTTCTTTTCCTTCCTCATTCAAAACTGATTTCACCGGACCTAACAACCAGTTGGCAATTTGTTTGAATGATGAAGTATGTGTAGCTGTTTCTTCAAAATAATCAGCCGTTTCTTTTTCTTCACTCAACAAAGCAGCATCATATTCAGGCAATGCATATTGTGTAATAAAGCGTTGCTTTTTTTGTTCGCCCAATTCAGGTAACGAAGCTTTTACATGGCTGATGAATTCATCCGTAATAATGAACGGCGGCAGATCCGGATCAGCCATGTAGCGATAATCATCCGCATCTTCTTTGGTGCGAATCGCAAATGTTGTTTCTGTATCCGGATTGAATCCTCTTGTTTGTTGAACAATCGGTTCACCTTTTTCTTTCATGTCAATCATCCGCATCACTTCATGATCCACTGCTTTTTTCAGGAAACGGATGGAGTTGAGATTTTTGATCTCCACTTTTGTTCCCAGCTTTTGTTCACCTTTCAAACGAATGGAAATATTTGCATCGCAACGCAAACTTCCTTCTTCCATATTACCATCACACACGTTTAGCGTACGAACGAGTTTTCGTATTTCTGTTACATAAGCCGCCGCTTCATCACCACTATGCAGATCGGGCTCTGTTACAATTTCAATTAACGGAACACCCGCACGGTTGTAATCAACAACTGAATACAGATCGTGTTGATCGTGCATGCTCTTGCCCGCATCTTCTTCCATGTGGATGCGGTTGAGTTGAATGGTGCGTTCAACTTCGTTTGTTTTGATCTTTACAAAACCGCCTTTGCAAACAGGCGTAGTGTGTTGCGACAGTTGATATCCTTTCGGTAAGTCTGGATAGAAATAATGCTTGCGGGCAAAATAATTCTTCTGTTCAATTTCACAGTTACAAGCAAGGCCCATCCGCACTGCTAATTCAATCGCTTCTTTATTCAACTTAGGTAATGTGCCGGGATGTGCCAAAGTAACCGGACTCACATGCCTGTTTGGTTCTGCACCAAAACCTGCACTATCGCCACAAAACAATTTGCTCTTCGTTAGCAATTGTGCATGTACTTCCAATCCAATGACTGCTTCGTATTTATCGCTGTAATTCGACATAAAGTTTTTTTTCAACTCTTTTTGTCTCGACTAACCGCTCGACAAAAAGCAAACCCTTCGACTACGCTCAGGGTAGCTCAGGGTTTCAAGGTTTGCAAAAATACCCGTTTTACACCGAAGCATCTGTGCGTAAGCTCACAAAAAAATCCCCCGACAAATCGGGGGATGCTTAAATCAGAATATTTATCAGGAAATCTCTACGAATGAATGTGTCAGACGCTCTTCGAGACGTCAGACAGGTTTACAGATCAGCTTTATTGAGTTTCTTTGGAATCTTTACTTCAATATTCACTGTTTTTCCGCCACGTAATACTTTCACATTCCAGAGGTTCTTCTCATTATTACCACGTAAAGCGGCACGTGCTTCAGCTACATTTTTTACAGCCTTGCCATCAACTTCAGTGATCACATCATCTTTTTGTAAGCCACTTTTTGCTGAAGGAGAATCTTCATCTACTTCCAATACTTTCACGCCATTTCCTTCTTCAGTATCCTGAATCGTAGCTCCGAATTTGGGGCGATTCTGATACATGAATACTTCATTTTGCAAACCATGCAAGCGGGGTTGCAGATGTTCGAAGTTGAACTGACCCTCTCCAAAATGCATATCGGGCATCCTTAAGTTGAAAGTCCCCATTCCATCGGCACCTTTACTTTCGCCCAATTTTGCTTTTACTTTCTTTTCTTTTCCATCACGCAAATAGGTAATGTCAACTTCGTCGTTTGGCTTTTTGCTGCGAATTGCTTCGCTCAGTGAATTAGGAGAAGTGATTTTCTGATCGCCTACTTTGGTAATAATATCGCCTTTTTGTAACCCTGCTTTTTCTGCAGCAGTTTCCTTTTGTACTTCTTCAATGATGGCACCTTTTTCATTTTCGTCGGTAACAACGCCTAATAGTGGACCGCTTTTCCACTGAACGTCAAAGTCCCTCATAAAATCTTCACTGTTGAACTGGTTCCAGCCACCAGGTCCGCTGCGGTACATGCGGGGTGCTGTAACCCGAACTTTTGGTGAACGGAACACAAACTCATCATCGCCATCAAAACGATGGATGATCACATCTTTATCGCCTTTTTCGACAGGCTTTCCATTTACAGTTACTTTATCGCCTTCAATTACGATTGTGGTCTTTTCGGTTTTATCACCTTTCTTACGAATGATGATCTGTTCCTTTTTTTCTTCTTTTTCCCTTTTTTCTTTTTTTTCCTGAGCCGATGCAGAAAGGGTAAGCAACTGGGTAACGGCTACAAATGCGAAAACAAACACTGAAATACGTTTCATATAAATAAGGTTTTATTAGTTGACAGGGCTAATGTACGAACATTTTCTTATTTACGAATTATTTCGGAGATTTTTTGATTTTTTAACATTTTTGCCTGAAAACAAAACCAGCGTAGCTGAGTAGCTACGCTGGTAGTTATGATGTATAAGACGCTCTTCGAGACATCAGACACTATAATAATCCTTTCACTTTTTCAATTACCTGTTGCAAATTGCTGGCATCTTGTCCACCGGCTGTTGCCAGTGTTTTTTGTCCGCCGCCGCCGCCTTTGATGAGTGGTGCAATATGTTCTTTAATGATCTTACCTGCATCCAGATTTTTTGCCGTAGCAACCGTATCGCTTATGCCGACTGCAACAAATGGTTTACCGTCGATGTTGGCACAAAGCACAGCCACATAATCGTTGAGATTTGTTTTGAGATCGAAACAGATCTTCTTCAATGCATCAGCATTACTTACTTCAACAATATCGCCGATGAATGTAACTCCGTTGATGATCTCATCTTTCTGCAAGAGTTCATTCCGCAATACTATAAGTTGACGTGCTTCCAGTTTTTCCAGTTTCTTTTTCAGTTCACTGTTCTCTACTTGCAGATTTTCAATTGACTTGCTGAGGTCTTTTGGGTTCTTGAACAAATCACGAATTACACGGATAGTTCCGAACTCATTATTTACAAATTGCTCAGCAGCAAAACCGGTAACAGCTTCTATTCTTCTTACACCTGCGGCAACAGCTCCTTCTGATGTTATTTTAAACAACCCTAATTCACCTGTTGAACCCACATGTGTACCACCGCATAATTCAATCGAATAGTTTTCATCCATAATTACCACACGCACTACATCTGCATATTTTTCACCAAACAAAGCGGTAGCACCAAATGCAATGGCCTCTTCCTTTGGCATTTCTTTTATCACAACTGGAATATTTGCTCTGATCTTTTCATTCACCAATGCTTCAACCTTTGCAATCTCTTCATCCGTCATTTTTGCAAAGTGCGAAAAATCAAAACGCAGATATTCATCATTCACCAAACTTCCCTTCTGTGCTACATGTGTGCCCAATACAGCACGTAAAGCGGCATGCATTAAATGTGTAGCTGAATGATGTACTGTTATTTTCTTTCTGCGCTCGGCATCAACTTTTGCAGACACGAGTGCAGAAATATTTACGGGCAACTGATCAATGAAATGTATAATGAGATCGTTTTCCTTTTTTGTATCTGTTACAATTACTTCTTCCCCATCAAAACTCAATACACCTGTATCACCCACTTGTCCACCACTCTCTGCATAGAAAGGTGTTTTATCTAACACAATTTGACAAGCTGCTTTTCCTTTGATATTTACCTTACGGTATTTTACCACTTTGCTTTCTGCTTCTGTTGTTGTGTAACCAACAAATTCAATTCCATTATTTGGAACAACATCAACCCAATCTTCTGTATCAATCGTTGTTGCCGCACGGCTTCTTTCTTTCTGCTCATTCAATGCAGCTTCAAAACCTTTCTCATCAATGGTCAGGTTATTTTCAATCGCAATCAATCGTGTAAGATCGATCGGGAAACCATAGGTATCAAATAATTCGAATGCTGCTTTTCCACCAATGGTTGCACCCTTTGCATCAGTGATCATATCATCAATGCGCTTCAATCCCTTTTCGAGTGTTCGCAAGAATGCATCTTCTTCTTCCTTCACCACTTTCTGTACAAAACTTTCCTGTGCTTTTAATTCAGGAAATACTTTTTCGAACTGCGTTGCCAATACAGGAACGAGTTGATGTAATAACGGTTGTTTATACCCGAGATACGAATAGTAGTAACGAACTGCCCTCCTTAAAATTCTGCGGATAACATAACCTGCTCCGGTATTGCTTGGTAATTGTCCATCAGCAATGGTAAAGCAGATAGCACGGATATGATCGGCCAGCACACGAAACGCAACGCTTTCCTTATCATCACCCGCTGTATATTTTTTGCTGACGATATTTTCAACGGCAGCAATAGTGCCTGTGAAAATATCTGTATCGTAGTTGCTTTGTTTGTTTTGTAATACACGGGTTAAACGTTCGAAGCCCATACCTGTATCTACATGCTTCGCTGGCAATGGTTCCAGTGATCCATCTTTCAACCGATTGAACTGGATAAATACATTGTTCCAGATTTCAATCACTTGCGGATGATCATTATTCACCAACGTTTTCCCATCAACCAGTTTGCGTTCGTCATCGGCTCTGCAATCAACATGAATTTCTGTACAAGGTCCACATGGTCCTGTATCACCCATCTCCCAGAAATTATCTTTCTTATTTCCTAACAAAATCCGGTCTTCAGCAATCACCTTCTTCCATTCATTCCATGCTTCTTCATCTTTGGGAATATTCTCTTTTGCATCGCCTTCAAATACGGTTACGTATAAACGATCTTTCGGAATACCATACACATCAGCCAGCAATTCCCAGCTCCAGGCAATCGCTTCTTTCTTAAAATAATCACCAAAGCTCCAGTTGCCCAGCATTTCAAACATGGTATGGTGGTAGGTGTCAACACCCACTTCTTCGAGGTCGTTATGCTTGCCGCTCACACGCAAACATTTTTGTGTATCGGCCACACGGGAATGCTCCGGCTTACGGTTGCCGAGAAAATAATCTTTGAACTGATTCATACCCGCATTGGTAAACAATAATGTAGGATCGTTCTTCACCACTATCGGTGCCGAGGGAACGATTTGGTGCTGTTTGGAAGCAAAAAAGTCTAAGTATTTCTGTCGTATTTCGGCTGCAGTCAACATAATGATCCCTTGTTTGGATTGATTTTTGAGGGTTGATACACCTATATTTGTAATACCCCTTTTTTATGGGTAGCAAAGGTAAGCCAAACCTATGACCACCTGATTGCTTATATGAAGAAAGTAAAGTATTTCTACAATACCAATACGCTCCGGTACGAGAAACTGGTGACGCCCCTGCGGGTAAAACTGCTGCGGGTGTTTAGTTTTTTGGCGTCGGTGGCGGTGGCCGGCTTCCTGTTCATGCAAATTTCCTATCGGTATTTCCCTTCTGCGAATGAGAAAAAACTCATCAATGAAAATAACCGGATCAAGGACAGTTATACTATTTTGAGCGAAGAGATCAAACGGATGAATCAGGAACTTCGTGAAATTGAGAAACGTGATAACCAGGTGTATCGTTCCATTTTTGAAGCCAGTCCGTTACCGGATAGTGCCCGTGCAAAGATGATGGAAAAGCAAGCCGAAGACCGAATGATTGCCAGGCTGAGTGAGGATGAATTAAATACTTCCATCCTGCAACAGATCAATACACTTCGCAACAGGATCTACGCACAAAATACTTCCTTTACTGCTATTGAAGGCATGGTAAAAAATAAAGAAGCGTTATTGGCTGCTACGCCGGCCATTCAACCCGTAAGTAATAAAGAATTATCAAGACTGGCCTCCGGCTTTGGTTATCGGATCGATCCGGTTTACAAAACCACCAAATTTCATGCAGGTCTTGATTTTGCTGCACCACAAGGCACACCAATTTATGCAACGGCTGATGGTGTGGTAAAAGTGGCAGGCAACCTCGGTAATGGTTTTGGCAATCATGTGGTAATTAATCATGGCTATGGATACGAAACATTATACGGACATATGGTACGTATTAAAGCAAGAAACGGCCAACGCATCCGTCGTGGTGAAGTGATTGGCTGGGTAGGAAGCACCGGAAAAAGTACAGGTCCGCATTTGCATTACGAAGTACACAAGAACGGACGGGATCTTGACCCGATCTATTTTTTCTATAATGATCT
It encodes the following:
- the gatB gene encoding Asp-tRNA(Asn)/Glu-tRNA(Gln) amidotransferase subunit GatB, with the protein product MSNYSDKYEAVIGLEVHAQLLTKSKLFCGDSAGFGAEPNRHVSPVTLAHPGTLPKLNKEAIELAVRMGLACNCEIEQKNYFARKHYFYPDLPKGYQLSQHTTPVCKGGFVKIKTNEVERTIQLNRIHMEEDAGKSMHDQHDLYSVVDYNRAGVPLIEIVTEPDLHSGDEAAAYVTEIRKLVRTLNVCDGNMEEGSLRCDANISIRLKGEQKLGTKVEIKNLNSIRFLKKAVDHEVMRMIDMKEKGEPIVQQTRGFNPDTETTFAIRTKEDADDYRYMADPDLPPFIITDEFISHVKASLPELGEQKKQRFITQYALPEYDAALLSEEKETADYFEETATHTSSFKQIANWLLGPVKSVLNEEGKEINQLAFRPQQLADIIQLVESGKVSYTMATQKLFPAMLVHQETSALELAEQLNLIQERNEDALQQLIEEVLSNMPEKVTEYKKGKKGLIGLFVGEVMKKSKGKADPKLLNQLVIEKLAN
- a CDS encoding PDZ domain-containing protein — protein: MKRISVFVFAFVAVTQLLTLSASAQEKKEKREKEEKKEQIIIRKKGDKTEKTTIVIEGDKVTVNGKPVEKGDKDVIIHRFDGDDEFVFRSPKVRVTAPRMYRSGPGGWNQFNSEDFMRDFDVQWKSGPLLGVVTDENEKGAIIEEVQKETAAEKAGLQKGDIITKVGDQKITSPNSLSEAIRSKKPNDEVDITYLRDGKEKKVKAKLGESKGADGMGTFNLRMPDMHFGEGQFNFEHLQPRLHGLQNEVFMYQNRPKFGATIQDTEEGNGVKVLEVDEDSPSAKSGLQKDDVITEVDGKAVKNVAEARAALRGNNEKNLWNVKVLRGGKTVNIEVKIPKKLNKADL
- the alaS gene encoding alanine--tRNA ligase, translating into MLTAAEIRQKYLDFFASKQHQIVPSAPIVVKNDPTLLFTNAGMNQFKDYFLGNRKPEHSRVADTQKCLRVSGKHNDLEEVGVDTYHHTMFEMLGNWSFGDYFKKEAIAWSWELLADVYGIPKDRLYVTVFEGDAKENIPKDEEAWNEWKKVIAEDRILLGNKKDNFWEMGDTGPCGPCTEIHVDCRADDERKLVDGKTLVNNDHPQVIEIWNNVFIQFNRLKDGSLEPLPAKHVDTGMGFERLTRVLQNKQSNYDTDIFTGTIAAVENIVSKKYTAGDDKESVAFRVLADHIRAICFTIADGQLPSNTGAGYVIRRILRRAVRYYYSYLGYKQPLLHQLVPVLATQFEKVFPELKAQESFVQKVVKEEEDAFLRTLEKGLKRIDDMITDAKGATIGGKAAFELFDTYGFPIDLTRLIAIENNLTIDEKGFEAALNEQKERSRAATTIDTEDWVDVVPNNGIEFVGYTTTEAESKVVKYRKVNIKGKAACQIVLDKTPFYAESGGQVGDTGVLSFDGEEVIVTDTKKENDLIIHFIDQLPVNISALVSAKVDAERRKKITVHHSATHLMHAALRAVLGTHVAQKGSLVNDEYLRFDFSHFAKMTDEEIAKVEALVNEKIRANIPVVIKEMPKEEAIAFGATALFGEKYADVVRVVIMDENYSIELCGGTHVGSTGELGLFKITSEGAVAAGVRRIEAVTGFAAEQFVNNEFGTIRVIRDLFKNPKDLSKSIENLQVENSELKKKLEKLEARQLIVLRNELLQKDEIINGVTFIGDIVEVSNADALKKICFDLKTNLNDYVAVLCANIDGKPFVAVGISDTVATAKNLDAGKIIKEHIAPLIKGGGGGQKTLATAGGQDASNLQQVIEKVKGLL
- a CDS encoding M23 family metallopeptidase, with translation MKKVKYFYNTNTLRYEKLVTPLRVKLLRVFSFLASVAVAGFLFMQISYRYFPSANEKKLINENNRIKDSYTILSEEIKRMNQELREIEKRDNQVYRSIFEASPLPDSARAKMMEKQAEDRMIARLSEDELNTSILQQINTLRNRIYAQNTSFTAIEGMVKNKEALLAATPAIQPVSNKELSRLASGFGYRIDPVYKTTKFHAGLDFAAPQGTPIYATADGVVKVAGNLGNGFGNHVVINHGYGYETLYGHMVRIKARNGQRIRRGEVIGWVGSTGKSTGPHLHYEVHKNGRDLDPIYFFYNDLTPEQFDRMLKIAATGNQSFD